The following are from one region of the Sorghum bicolor cultivar BTx623 chromosome 2, Sorghum_bicolor_NCBIv3, whole genome shotgun sequence genome:
- the LOC8060647 gene encoding vegetative cell wall protein gp1: protein MASTSTTTMSSLALVLALLLSSGAIGSAARQLQELPPLPKPEIPPRPDLPPLPKPEEQPPLPKPELPVPPQPLPKPELPVPPQPLPVPPQPLPKPELPVPPEPLPKPELPVPPQPLPKPEVPVTPEPLPKPELPVPPQPLPKPELPVPPEPLPKPELPVPPEPLPKPELPVPPQPLPKPELPPPVLAGELPPKP, encoded by the coding sequence ATGGCTTCCACGTCGACCACCACCATGTCCTCTCTTGCCTTGGTCCTCGCGTTGCTGCTCTCGAGCGGTGCTATCGGCAGCGCGGCGCGGCAGCTGCAGGAGCTGCCGCCGTTGCCCAAGCCTGAGATACCACCGAGGCCGGACCTGCCGCCGCTCCCCAAACCTGAGGAGCAGCCACCGTTGCCCAAGCCGGAGCTGCCGGTGCCACCGCAGCCCCTCCCGAAGCCGGAGCTGCCGGTGCCACCGCAGCCACTCCCCGTACCGCCGCAGCCCCTGCCCAAACCCGAGCTGCCGGTGCCACCGGAGCCCCTCCCAAAGCCGGAGCTCCCCGTCCCGCCGCAGCCCCTGCCCAAGCCGGAGGTGCCGGTGACACCGGAGCCCCTGCCCAAGCCCGAGCTCCCCGTCCCGCCGCAGCCCCTGCCCAAGCCCGAGCTCCCTGTCCCACCAGAGCCCCTCCCCAAGCCTGAGCTGCCGGTGCCACCGGAGCCCCTGCCCAAGCCTGAGCTCCCCGTGCCACCGCAGCCACTTCCCAAGCCGGAGCTGCCACCCCCGGTGCTGGCTGGCGAGCTTCCACCGAAGCCATGA
- the LOC8060648 gene encoding periaxin yields MVFASSIPTGLRTPASAYNYNMAPSRTALSSLALLLALLLSCAAVSSAARRLEEAAPKEGEPHLTVPELPVPEHELPPLPKVELPPFPEVHLPPFPKVELPPKPEIPAIPEFHFPEPEEEAKP; encoded by the coding sequence ATGGTCTTCGCCTCTTCCATCCCCACAGGCCTCAGAACACCTGCTTCTGCTTACAATTACAACATGGCCCCCTCAAGAACCGCCTTGTCCTCCCTTGCGCTCCTGCTCGCGTTGCTCCTCTCGTGCGCCGCCGTGAGCAGCGCGGCGCGAAGGCTGGAGGAGGCAGCTCCCAAGGAGGGGGAGCCGCACCTGACCGTGCCGGAGCTGCCAGTGCCGGAGCACGAGCTGCCGCCGCTGCCCAAGGTCGAACTGCCGCCATTCCCGGAGGTGCACCTGCCGCCGTTCCCCAAGGTCGAGCTGCCGCCGAAGCCCGAGATCCCGGCCATTCCCGAGTTCCATTTCCCGGAGCCGGAGGAGGAGGCTAAGCCATGA
- the LOC8060649 gene encoding ribosome biogenesis protein WDR12 homolog, which produces MGNPAFRTSKRPKPSSGPSRRRHPAGHHHLLVLLPSAVAVAVAAMDGDPSRQVRVRFVTKLPPPLRAPPAAIAVPADLTRMGLSEIVNSLLAAAEPDHQTQPFDFIVDGELVRLPLQEFLLAKGISAERVLELEYVKAVAPRKQEEPCPHDDWVSAVDGSNSGFILSGCYDGFARLWKDAAVCTQILEGHADAITSARFINKRSETEGSLHVVTGSKDRSLRLYKCDTSVSMDYPKRVGAYKILRGHTASVKSISVDPSGDMLCSGSWDNTIKLWAVERSEDDDAVSLKKRRMNSDSSGPEESQLEGSATSTLLGHTQGVTSVAWPEQKTIYSASWDHSVRQWDIQTVKETWNMFCGKALNCLDCGGEGSSLIAAGGSDPVLRVWDPRKPGTLAPVFQFSSHSGWITACKWHPSSCFHLVSSSFDGKVMLWDLRTAWPLASVDSHEDKVLCADWWKGNSVISGGADSKLCISSGIHIV; this is translated from the exons ATGGGAAACCCAGCGTTCAGAACTTCCAAAAGGCCAAAACCCTCCTCCGGCCcttcccgccgccgccaccccgccgggcaccaccacctcctcgttcTCCTTCCgtccgccgtcgccgtcgccgtcgccgcgatGGACGGCGACCCCTCGCGCCAGGTGCGCGTGCGCTTCGTCACGAAGCTGCCGCCTCCGCTGCGGGCGCCGCCCGCTGCCATCGCCGTCCCTGCGGACCTCACCCGCATGGGCCTCTCCGAGATCGTCAACAGCCTCCTCGCCGCCG CCGAGCCGGACCACCAGACACAGCCCTTCGACTTCATTGTGGACGGCGAGCTCGTGCGGCTGCCACTCCAGGAGTTCCTCCTCGCCAAGGGCATCTCGGCG GAGAGGGTGCTTGAGCTCGAGTATGTGAAAGCAGTGGCGCCAAGGAAGCAGGAGGAACCTTGCCCCCATGATGACTGGGTTAGTGCTGTGGATGGATCGAACTCAGG TTTTATATTATCTGGATGCTATGATGGCTTTGCAAG attatggaaagatgcagcAGTGTGTACACAAATTTTGGAGGGACACGCTGATGCAATTACTTCTGCCAGATTCATAAATAAAA GATCTGAAACTGAGGGCAGTCTGCATGTAGTGACTGGCTCAAAGGATAGGTCGCTACGGCTATACAAG TGTGACACATCAGTCAGTATGGACTACCCAAAGCGGGTTGGGGCTTACAAAATTCTTCGTGGCCACACGGCATCTGTTAAAAGTATCTCCGTAGACCCTTCTGGCGATATG CTATGTTCTGGATCCTGGGATAACACCATCAAGTTGTGGGCAGTTGAACGAtctgaagatgatgatgctgtTTCattgaagaagagaaggatgaattctGACTCATCTGGACCTGAAGAGTCTCAGTTAGAG GGTTCAGCCACTTCAACACTTCTGGGACATACACAAGGTGTAACTTCTGTTGCCTGGCCTGAACAGAAAACGATATATTCAGCATCTTGGGATCATTCTGTAAGGCAGTGGGATATCCAAACAGTGAAAGAAACATGGAATATG TTTTGTGGGAAGGCCTTGAATTGCTTGGACTGTGGAGGTGAGGGTTCTTCATTGATTGCTGCTGGTGGCTCTGATCCTGTGTTGAGGGTATGGGACCCTCGCAAACCTG GAACATTAGCTCCTGTTTTTCAGTTCTCCTCCCATTCTGGCTGGATCACTGCTTGTAAATGGCATCCAAGTTCATGTTTCCATTTGGTATCATCTTCATTTGATGGGAAAGTGATGTTGTGGGATCTAAGAACAGCA TGGCCGCTGGCGTCTGTGGATTCACACGAAGATAAG GTTTTATGTGCCGACTGGTGGAAAGGGAACAGCGTGATAAGCGGCGGAGCTGATTCCAAGCTATGTATCTCATCTGGTATTCATATTGTGTGA
- the LOC8060650 gene encoding PLASMODESMATA CALLOSE-BINDING PROTEIN 3, translating into MKALVVTVLLLLSSTLAVSQWCVCRQDATQAALQKTIDYACGSGADCNSIHENGACYNPNTVPAHCSWAANSYYQNNKAKGATCDFTGTATLTTSDPSSSGCSYPTSASAAGTMTPTTGGTMGGTPGTFTPGTGTGTTGTGMGTGTATGTTGFGGLGPGTNAGMDTAAAAGLLLPTAGLATALAALLFSAIVLA; encoded by the exons ATGAAGGCGCTGGTGGTGACAGTGCTTCTCCTGCTCTCCTCCACCCTCGCCGTGTCAC AGTGGTGCGTGTGCAGGCAGGACGCGACGCAGGCGGCGCTGCAGAAGACCATAGACTACGCCTGCGGCTCCGGGGCGGACTGCAACTCCATCCATGAGAACGGGGCGTGCTACAACCCCAACACCGTCCCGGCGCACTGCTCCTGGGCGGCCAACAGCTACTACCAGAACAACAAGGCCAAGGGCGCCACCTGCGACTTCACCGGCACCGCCACCCTCACCACCAGCGACCCAA GTTCTTCTGGCTGCTCTTACCCTACCAGTGCAAG CGCCGCTGGAACGATGACCCCGACCACTGGAGGCACAATGGGAGGAACCCCAGGGACCTTCACGCCCGGGACAGGCACAGGCACAACTGGCACTGGCATGGGGACAGGCActgccaccggaaccaccgggtTCGGCGGCCTAGGACCAGGCACAAACGCTGGCATGGACACAGCGGCAGCAGCGGGCTTGCTCCTCCCAACGGCTGGGCTGGCCACTGCCCTCGCTGCGCTCCTCTTCTCAGCCATCGTGCTCGCATGA
- the LOC8060651 gene encoding putative anthocyanidin reductase isoform X2, with translation MGAEDTVVCVTGGSGYLGSWLVRKLLGRGCVVHATLRSLADEKKTGLLRALPGAAERLRLFEADMYDADTFEPAIAGCHFVFLVATPMAHDPTSTKYKNTTEAAVDAGRIILRQCERSGTVKRVIYTASVTAASPLKEDGSGYKDFTNESDWTPLNLSYEFSNAHLDDYVWSKSLSEKELLRYNDECSREIRALEVVTLACALVGGDTIQTYLWSSIPVIVAPLTGQAIYHNSLLFLQALLGSVPLAHIEDVCDAHVFCMEQASMAGRFLCAAGYPSMRNIVDHFAAKHPDLKIQLTEVTGEGVRIVPNTSKLQDLGFKFKYGVEETLDCSVECAKRLGEL, from the exons ATGGGGGCGGAGGACACGGTGGTGTGCGTCACCGGCGGCAGCGGCTACCTCGGGAGCTGGCTCGTCCGGAAGCTCCTCGGCAGAGGCTGCGTCGTCCACGCCACCCTGCGGAGCCTCG CGGACGAGAAGAAGACGGGGCTGCTCCGGGCGCTCCCCGGCGCGGCGGAGCGGCTGCGGCTGTTCGAGGCGGACATGTACGACGCCGACACCTTCGAGCCAGCCATCGCCGGCTGCCACTTCGTCTTCCTCGTCGCCACGCCCATGGCGCACGACCCCACCAGCACCAAG TACAAGAACACGACGGAGGCGGCAGTGGACGCGGGGCGCATCATCCTCCGGCAGTGCGAGCGGTCTGGCACGGTGAAGCGCGTCATCTACACGGCCTCGGTCACGGCCGCGTCGCCGCTCAAGGAGGACGGCAGCGGGTACAAGGACTTCACCAACGAGTCCGACTGGACGCCACTCAATCTCTCCTACGAATTCAGCAACGCTCACCTGGAT GACTACGTGTGGTCTAAGTCTCTGTCGGAGAAGGAGCTGCTAAGGTACAACGACGAGTGCTCCAGGGAGATCCGGGCGCTGGAGGTGGTGACCCTGGCGTGCGCGCTCGTCGGCGGCGACACCATCCAGACGTACCTGTGGAGCAGCATCCCCGTGATCGTGGCGCCGCTGACGGGGCAGGCGATCTACCACAACTCCCTCCTGTTCCTGCAGGCACTGCTGGGCTCCGTGCCGCTGGCGCATATAGAGGACGTCTGCGACGCGCACGTCTTCTGCATGGAGCAGGCGTCCATGGCCGGCCGCTTCCTCTGCGCCGCCGGGTACCCCAGCATGAGGAACATCGTCGACCACTTCGCTGCTAAGCACCCAGACCTCAAGATACAACTGACGGA gGTGACCGGGGAAGGAGTCAGGATTGTGCCCAACACCAGCAAGCTGCAGGACTTGGGTTTCAAGTTCAAGTACGGAGTGGAGGAGACGCTGGACTGCAGCGTCGAGTGCGCCAAGAGGCTGGGAGAA CTCTAG
- the LOC8079005 gene encoding putative anthocyanidin reductase has product MRRKILYACDSAVSEHSAIERRSRGLLISEQASRQGWKGRRARMSAGTADTVVCVTGGSGYIGSWLVRKLLGRGCVVHATLRSLADEKKTELLRALPGAAERLRLFEADMYDADTFEPAIAGCHFVFLVATPMAHDPTSTKYKNMTEATVDAVRIILRQCERSGTVKRVIYTASVTAASPLKEDGSGYKDFTNESNWTPLNLSYEFSNTHLDDYVRSKLLSEKELLSYNESSKDQPRTLVEVVALACAVVGGDTIQTYLWSSLAVVVAPLTGQAILHNSLMFIQALMGSVPLAHVEDVCEAHVFCMEQASMSGRFLCAAGYPNMRDIVDHFAAKHPDLEIKLTEVTGEGIRIVPNTSKLEDLGFRFKYGVEETLDCSVECAKRLGEL; this is encoded by the exons ATGCGACGAAAAATATTGTATGCATGCGACAGTGCCGTCTCAGAGCACAGTGCGATCGAGAGACGCAGCCGTGGTTTATTAATTTCAGAACAAGCAAGCAGGCAAGGATGGAAGGGAAGAAGAGCTAGGATGAGCGCCGGCACGGCGGACACGGTGGTGTGCGTCACCGGCGGCAGCGGCTACATCGGGAGCTGGCTCGTCAGGAAGCTCCTCGGCAGAGGCTGCGTCGTCCACGCCACCCTGCGGAGCCTCG CGGACGAGAAGAAGACGGAGCTGCTCCGGGCGCTCCCCGGCGCGGCGGAGCGGCTGCGGCTGTTCGAGGCGGACATGTACGACGCCGACACCTTCGAGCCCGCCATCGCCGGCTGCCACTTCGTCTTCCTCGTCGCCACTCCCATGGCGCACGACCCCACCAGCACCAAG TACAAGAACATGACGGAGGCGACAGTGGACGCGGTGCGCATCATCCTCCGGCAGTGCGAGCGGTCCGGCACGGTGAAGCGCGTCATCTACACGGCCTCGGTCACGGCCGCGTCGCCGCTCAAGGAGGACGGCAGCGGGTACAAGGACTTCACCAACGAGTCCAACTGGACACCGCTCAACCTCTCCTACGAATTCAGCAACACTCACCTGGAC GATTACGTGCGGTCCAAATTGCTATCGGAGAAGGAGCTACTGAGCTACAATGAGTCCTCTAAGGATCAGCCCCGGACGCTAGTAGAGGTGGTCGCCCTGGCGTGCgcggtcgtcggcggcgacacgATCCAGACGTACCTGTGGAGCAGCCTCGCCGTGGTCGTGGCGCCATTGACGGGGCAGGCGATCCTCCACAACTCCCTCATGTTCATTCAGGCGTTAATGGGCTCCGTGCCGCTGGCGCACGTGGAGGACGTCTGTGAGGCACACGTCTTCTGCATGGAGCAGGCGTCCATGTCCGGCCGCTTCCTCTGCGCCGCCGGGTACCCCAACATGCGGGACATCGTCGACCACTTCGCCGCCAAGCACCCCGACCTCGAGATAAAGCTGACGGA GGTGACTGGGGAAGGCATTAGGATTGTGCCCAACACCAGCAAGCTTGAGGACTTGGGATTCAGGTTCAAGTACGGAGTGGAGGAGACGCTGGACTGCAGCGTCGAGTGCGCCAAGAGGCTGGGAGAACTCTAG
- the LOC8060651 gene encoding putative anthocyanidin reductase isoform X1 yields the protein MGAEDTVVCVTGGSGYLGSWLVRKLLGRGCVVHATLRSLADEKKTGLLRALPGAAERLRLFEADMYDADTFEPAIAGCHFVFLVATPMAHDPTSTKYKNTTEAAVDAGRIILRQCERSGTVKRVIYTASVTAASPLKEDGSGYKDFTNESDWTPLNLSYEFSNAHLDDYVWSKSLSEKELLRYNDECSREIRALEVVTLACALVGGDTIQTYLWSSIPVIVAPLTGQAIYHNSLLFLQALLGSVPLAHIEDVCDAHVFCMEQASMAGRFLCAAGYPSMRNIVDHFAAKHPDLKIQLTEVTGEGVRIVPNTSKLQDLGFKFKYGVEETLDCSVECAKRLGEL from the exons ATGGGGGCGGAGGACACGGTGGTGTGCGTCACCGGCGGCAGCGGCTACCTCGGGAGCTGGCTCGTCCGGAAGCTCCTCGGCAGAGGCTGCGTCGTCCACGCCACCCTGCGGAGCCTCG CGGACGAGAAGAAGACGGGGCTGCTCCGGGCGCTCCCCGGCGCGGCGGAGCGGCTGCGGCTGTTCGAGGCGGACATGTACGACGCCGACACCTTCGAGCCAGCCATCGCCGGCTGCCACTTCGTCTTCCTCGTCGCCACGCCCATGGCGCACGACCCCACCAGCACCAAG TACAAGAACACGACGGAGGCGGCAGTGGACGCGGGGCGCATCATCCTCCGGCAGTGCGAGCGGTCTGGCACGGTGAAGCGCGTCATCTACACGGCCTCGGTCACGGCCGCGTCGCCGCTCAAGGAGGACGGCAGCGGGTACAAGGACTTCACCAACGAGTCCGACTGGACGCCACTCAATCTCTCCTACGAATTCAGCAACGCTCACCTGGAT GACTACGTGTGGTCTAAGTCTCTGTCGGAGAAGGAGCTGCTAAGGTACAACGACGAGTGCTCCAGGGAGATCCGGGCGCTGGAGGTGGTGACCCTGGCGTGCGCGCTCGTCGGCGGCGACACCATCCAGACGTACCTGTGGAGCAGCATCCCCGTGATCGTGGCGCCGCTGACGGGGCAGGCGATCTACCACAACTCCCTCCTGTTCCTGCAGGCACTGCTGGGCTCCGTGCCGCTGGCGCATATAGAGGACGTCTGCGACGCGCACGTCTTCTGCATGGAGCAGGCGTCCATGGCCGGCCGCTTCCTCTGCGCCGCCGGGTACCCCAGCATGAGGAACATCGTCGACCACTTCGCTGCTAAGCACCCAGACCTCAAGATACAACTGACGGA gGTGACCGGGGAAGGAGTCAGGATTGTGCCCAACACCAGCAAGCTGCAGGACTTGGGTTTCAAGTTCAAGTACGGAGTGGAGGAGACGCTGGACTGCAGCGTCGAGTGCGCCAAGAGGCTGGGAGAACTCTAG